A single region of the Acetivibrio cellulolyticus CD2 genome encodes:
- the pgsA gene encoding CDP-diacylglycerol--glycerol-3-phosphate 3-phosphatidyltransferase, giving the protein MNLPNKLTILRILLVPVFMLIIVPIPQWIVDSSLLGFINPQLTWINNFIYNYGNYVAALVFIIASSTDALDGYIARKTKQITKFGKFLDPIADKLLVSAALIALVERGDLSTWVAVIIIGREFIITGLRLVAASEGIVIAASSWGKIKTITQMIAIIAMLFKNYPIRWLVDFPFDEIAMFLAVIATIYSAYDYIVKNANVIDHNS; this is encoded by the coding sequence ATGAATCTTCCAAATAAGCTTACTATACTTAGAATTTTACTTGTACCGGTTTTTATGCTCATTATAGTTCCTATTCCGCAGTGGATTGTGGATAGCAGTTTGTTGGGTTTTATTAATCCTCAATTAACTTGGATAAACAACTTTATTTATAACTATGGAAACTATGTAGCGGCGTTGGTGTTTATAATTGCATCAAGTACGGATGCGCTTGATGGGTATATTGCACGAAAGACAAAGCAGATAACCAAGTTCGGAAAGTTCTTGGATCCTATCGCCGATAAGCTTTTAGTATCAGCAGCATTAATTGCCTTAGTTGAAAGGGGAGATCTTTCAACGTGGGTAGCAGTTATTATTATAGGCCGCGAGTTTATAATAACCGGGTTAAGGCTCGTAGCTGCCAGTGAAGGTATAGTTATTGCTGCAAGTAGTTGGGGAAAGATTAAAACAATAACACAGATGATTGCGATAATTGCGATGCTTTTCAAGAATTATCCTATCAGGTGGTTGGTTGATTTCCCTTTTGACGAAATAGCAATGTTTTTAGCAGTTATTGCCACCATTTACTCGGCTTATGATTATATTGTTAAGAATGCAAATGTGATCGACCACAATTCCTGA
- the rimO gene encoding 30S ribosomal protein S12 methylthiotransferase RimO — translation MKKKIGIVSLGCPKNLVDSEIMLGTLKKKDYEITPDEKHADIIIVNTCGFIESAIEESINAILEMVGYKQHKCRLLIVTGCLAQRYKEQILKEIPEVDAVVGTGGYGQIAEIIDKLYEAEAKTPQDKRLFLDFEYNVEYMKEERVLSSKKGYAYLKIAEGCDNCCTYCVIPSLRGPYTSRSMEDIIQDAGHLAKQGVKEVILVAQDITRYGEDIYNEKKLVELIRQICRIEGIEWIRLLYCYPEEIDENLISEMASNPKILKYLDMPIQHASDKILSAMGRRGTFENLEALLTKLKERIPDIVIRTTLIVGFPGEDEKDFRILYGFVKKHQFDRLGVFPYSKEEGTLAFDMKPQIKRSVKESRLSDIMQLQKEIVLEKNNARLNKVYTVLVEGVADDGLFYTGRSYAEAPEIDNLIYFTSKDPLEFGSFVEVKILNIDEYDLIGEVVNESSK, via the coding sequence TTGAAGAAGAAAATAGGTATTGTTTCACTTGGGTGTCCAAAAAATCTTGTTGATAGTGAAATAATGCTTGGGACACTTAAGAAAAAAGATTATGAGATTACTCCGGATGAAAAGCATGCAGACATCATTATTGTAAATACTTGCGGATTTATTGAGTCTGCTATTGAGGAATCTATAAATGCTATACTGGAGATGGTAGGTTATAAGCAGCATAAATGCAGGCTTCTTATTGTTACTGGTTGTCTTGCTCAAAGATATAAGGAGCAGATATTAAAAGAGATACCTGAAGTTGATGCTGTTGTTGGTACCGGAGGATATGGGCAAATAGCAGAAATTATAGATAAGCTATATGAAGCTGAAGCGAAAACTCCTCAAGATAAAAGATTATTTCTTGATTTTGAGTACAATGTCGAGTATATGAAAGAGGAGCGCGTGCTTTCTTCTAAGAAGGGCTATGCCTATTTGAAGATTGCAGAAGGTTGTGATAACTGTTGTACTTATTGTGTAATTCCTTCATTAAGAGGACCATATACCAGCAGATCTATGGAGGACATAATACAAGACGCCGGTCATTTGGCTAAACAGGGAGTCAAGGAAGTAATACTTGTAGCACAGGATATTACCCGGTATGGCGAAGATATATACAATGAAAAAAAACTTGTTGAGTTGATTCGGCAAATTTGCAGGATAGAAGGCATTGAATGGATAAGACTTCTGTATTGTTATCCGGAGGAAATTGACGAGAACCTGATAAGTGAAATGGCAAGTAACCCTAAAATTCTGAAATATTTGGACATGCCTATTCAGCACGCAAGTGACAAAATATTAAGTGCCATGGGTAGAAGAGGAACATTTGAGAATCTGGAAGCACTTCTTACAAAGCTCAAGGAAAGGATACCCGATATTGTAATCCGTACTACTTTGATTGTAGGTTTTCCTGGGGAAGATGAAAAGGATTTCAGAATTTTGTATGGATTTGTGAAAAAGCACCAATTTGATAGGTTGGGAGTATTCCCCTATTCTAAAGAGGAGGGGACTTTAGCTTTTGATATGAAGCCTCAGATTAAGAGGAGTGTTAAAGAGTCAAGATTAAGTGATATAATGCAGTTGCAGAAAGAGATTGTTTTGGAAAAAAACAATGCAAGGCTAAATAAGGTTTATACTGTACTTGTTGAAGGTGTAGCTGATGATGGACTATTTTACACTGGGAGATCATATGCTGAGGCACCCGAAATTGACAACTTGATTTACTTTACAAGCAAAGATCCTCTCGAATTTGGGAGCTTTGTCGAGGTTAAGATATTGAATATTGATGAATATGATTTAATAGGAGAGGTTGTAAATGAATCTTCCAAATAA